The Branchiostoma lanceolatum isolate klBraLanc5 chromosome 3, klBraLanc5.hap2, whole genome shotgun sequence DNA segment CTatagatatgcagcttgtagtgTCCAGTACAAATCTGATGTGTAATACAACTACACCGTAAAgaggcggtttaccaggtatgcaatacaaacctgAAGCACTGGTTGGGAAACCGGTTACATTGgtttcagtgttctcgccaggccttttcagcataggggccccctatgctgtgatttggaccccctatgctgtgatctggacccctatgctgtgtttcaaccagcataggggtgtttctttctaggacaaaccttgtgacccttcataaatcttataaaaagttcatatttggctttagaatgaggctgtgacagagaaaaaactctacttcacaaaatttatccctcaaaatgcatgaaataatgtctcattgggttatgaatttacaaattttccgggagaacatgccggactccctactctggtcactccacgcgtgacttgcaccgcgtaaagttggccttctgtacctgacccctatgctgtgaaaaaaatcctggtgagaacactgggtTTAATgcaatgttgttgtgttttttccctCAGTTCCACAACAGGATGGATGCCACGATGCACATGATGTTTGGCATTCTTGACGAGCTGGGCATTGACATGGTGAGTAGATATATCTTTCTTTATTCTCTATTCATTAGAGATTGCAACAAgtaacaatacacagtggaacgccaggcagacaagctgatatATCAATGACAGGCAGGATGGATGTCACCATCAGGGACATTTGGCGAATTTTGGAGTGCCACGGCATGGTGAGTAGATATATCAATGACAGACAGGATATGACTCTAAACCAAAGTGACTTAGGGCTGGTTTACACGAGGAACTTACAACAAGTGTCCTGCGacagattgccgcaaaaggcctGGAAGCGTTGTGACGGCTTTTGGTAAAACTTGTTATGTGCCACCAATTAACAGGCCTCTTTTTTTTTCgtccgcgcgcattagttttaatattttttggctctccagaggacgtcatccataaagttAAGATGGCGTGGCCTAATTATTTCCCTTCCTCACTTGCGTAAAATTCCACAgcttatttttgtttgaattgcaGAGCGATGAATCatcagaagatgatgatgatgatgatgatgatgatgatgatgatgatggaaatGGTGGTGGAAATGGTGgtggaaagaagaagaaggatgatgaggacgatgatgatgacaacaaTAATGCGGATGATGAAGGAGAGAAGTCAGAGACAGAGGTGAGGGTCATGCGGAATGCTgctaaaaacatttcttttttgtccttGAAATTTCCTGCGTGTTCTGTCGAATTGTTTCAGTGGCAATGAGGTTCCCGCCCAAGTAAAATGGGGGAGTAACGAAGCCTGACAGCATCAATTTGTGTCATTCAAATTCCTCTATTACATTGTGTACTTGGTGACTAAGCCTCAGCTCAATCCTGGGTAGGGCATCTCAGTTGCTGCAGTGCAACCGTCATTGGGAAGGGATGTAAAAGGGGTCCCATGTTTTTGGAGGAGCAGACTGTCGGTAAGGGGTAAGGGataacaacccctccctgtaaagatataccctgctactgaaacagcaaggaaactatgTGCCAATAATGACAGAAGGAACTAtttcaggaggaggaggagatgaatgatggagagagacacgaggaggaggagatgaatgatggagagagacacgaggaggaggagatgaatgatggagagagacacgaggaggaggagatgaatgatggagagagacacgaggaggaggagatgaatgatggagagagacacgaggaggaggagatgaatgatggagagagacacgaggaggaggagatgaatgatggagagagacacgaggaggaggagatgaatgatggagagagacacgaggaggaggagatgaatgatggagagagacacgaggaggaggagatgaatgatggagagagacacgaggaggaggagatgaatgatggagagagacacgaggaggaggagatgaatgatggagagagacacgaggaggaggagatgaatgatggagagagacacgaggaggaggagatgaatgatggagagagacacgaggaggaggagatgaatgatggagagagacacgaggaggaggagatgaatgatggagagagacacgaggaggaggagatgaatgatggagagagacacgaggaggaggagatgaatgatggagagagacacgaggaggaggagatgaatgatggagagagacacgaggaggaggagatgaatgATGGAGAGAGACACGAGGAGGAGATGAATGATGGAGagagacaggaggaggaggagatgaatgATGGAGAGAGACAGGAGGAGGGGGAGAAGGATGCTGGAGAGGAGTCAGAGACGGAGGTGAGGGTCATGCGGAATGCTgctaaaaacatttcttttttgtccttgaaatttgctgagtgctctgtcaaattgcttgGTTGCAGCGCAGTGGCAATGAGGTTCCCATCCAAGTGAAATGTAGGAGTAAGGAAGCATGACCCCATCAATTTGTGTCATTCAAATTCCTCtattacattgtgtatttgGTGACTAAGCCTAGCTCAAATCCTGGGTAGGGCATCTCATAAGGTATGTAGATTGGGAGGTGCCTAGAGCACGTTAAAGGTATTAGGGCTAACGACCCCTCTCTGTAAAGATACCCTGCTActtaaacagcaaggaaacaacCAGTgcccttctgtatctgtatagccggtataaccgcccttcggcgtaacacaccagcttcgcaggcacgcggcgcggtagcagctcaggttatattacactgaacggcctgtcacacctaacttttgcacatctgactgcaatcgttctttgaagctatttagtgaaggtgttcctacagcatctgataacaacgagttccattctactatggttctcgagaaatacgaatttttgaacacatcaatccttggttgataactctggtacttaaaggcatgactatttcttgtccttttctgggctggtattagataattatcagtcggtacaaCCACaagtttatttagtcattttgtacttaTGTCCTTATGTGCCACTAGTGACTGAAGGAATTGTATGAATTGCAGGAAGACAACAACAGCCTGATGAGAGAGGACAAGGATGAGCCAGAGGAAGACAACAGGCTGGCTATGGAGTCCAATTCCAGTTTGGTCAGTGCTGTTGCTCTTGTTCAAGTTCACCTGTTAGGGCTCCCATTCCACTCGACGACGATTGTGCTGCAACCTACATTGAATTTTTCcaaaattggaatatcatgcaaaatgtaaaagtatgactctTCTAACAATACAAGAACACACAAAGCAtgagaagatttttttttctatcctgTCAAATTGCTCGGTCACAGTGCAGTGGCAATGAGGTTGCCGCCCAAGTGAAATGGAGGAGTAATCATCAACATCTTAAACAGTTACTGACACGTAGAGGCCATTTTTTCAGAATATATGCATCAAAGGTAGTTTTATTCAGGTGACATACgtatttatgaaaaaaatacacgCGAGCTGTGTGAGTGCCGGGTCCTGGCGTAGATAGTTTGAAACTTGAGGTGGTGGCTCCCCCTGGTGCATTcccctgagctggtttgagTAAACTGTCAGTGTCTAAGTACATGTTTGTTAATATGGTTGTTAACTAGTCAGTAGAAGAAGGCGAGGcaggcgttcctcctcctttcagagagaaggccCGGCCACTGTAGGTCATTGAGCAATTAGAATTAGTTACTGATATGAGCTTATCATATTCATTACAGGAGCTGAGTAATTCATcatcagaggaggaggaggacaaAAACAGCAAGAAGAGAAAGAGGCTGGCCCAGAAGAACACAGCGGGGAGGAAGAAGGTAAAGGAATGTCAAATTGAGGAACGCATtagcgtctgtgtagcacagtggcagagcatccggctatgaaccaataagacccaggttcaatccccagtggagtacccagacatgtccggacttgcacccagacgttgtgcccttgggaaaggatacatttcccatgtcctaagcccagcagtagggtttgggttggcgttaggaagggcatccagccgtaaaaactcttgctacaaaaaaggacttgcacttgatgaggaggtctggggcttccccattcatgtgcaagcacgtctaacccccagatgatggggaacaaaagacgttaaattggatagagagagagagagattgttaGGGGCCAGGAAAAAACTTTATTCCTTTGAAGTTTATTACAAAAGATTGAAGCAGCTGTAATGCCTGCAGCTAATAAACACAGTgggaaacctgtcacagatatacgcaCCTTGCTTTACACATGCATCTGCTGCTAATGCGGCACCTCCCGCTTCTGCATTGATcaaaaacattacgctctcaccacGACTACATTCCCCGAGGTGCCTGACGTGAGgttctccccaaacatgggGCCTCCAGTTTACGTCCCATTGAAGAGGACGTCCCTGATTATCAAAGTATGAGGTTTGACATGAATGGAGaacgactgctttaccttagaATACCATGCCTTTATCCTTCCCCTATAACAGGCAAGAAGCATGGAGGATGATTCAGGAGCCTGTGGCCAGGGGACTGTGCCGAGGAGAGGCCCTGCTTTCATCGCCCCGAGGAGAGGCCCTGCCATCGCCCAGAGGAGAGGCCCTGCCATCGCCCCGAGGAGAGGCCCTGCCATCGCCCAGAGGAGAGGCCCTGCCATCGCCCAGAGGAGAGGCCCTGCCATCGCCCAGAGGAGAGGCCCTGCCATCGCCCCGAGGAGAGGCCCTGCCATCCCGCCAAGGAGAGGCCCCAGAAATCcggtatgtagaaaaaaaattttcatCCCAGTTACCTGGTTTTACTACTTTGCTTGTATGTCAATGTCGCAGAACACTGTATTTCGCCTTTATAGGGACTACATAGTtgaaggcacccagagcattttatgaggcttgaaaactggaaatattctagttgttgtaatctttatgaaattgacatttaatgccactgtttaccacatttgcgtgcatatttcttatcaaaagtgctcaaaagcggcacaaaaataaactacattcaatttggtgatcttttagttttgcgcgcctagtgtaattagaccgataccatagccccgcccaccaccgtcaaaacgtacaaatgcaaaattaaaacataaaaatgcaaatatttgacggacatgcagtcactctctcattggttgaaccgctaattgtgatggacagaaCCACAGTTTTGGCCTTCCCGACGGGCACAGGAAACTAACTAGTAGTCAACTTTTTCAAGTACAGTGAATTATTTTATTATGCCCTAACTactattggggaggggggcgtggatATTTTGTTTTGCGACCTTATCCACTTAATGCTTAATGTATTTGAAATGTCAGCAGgcctcgaaatactgggtgcatgtgcacttttatgGACCTGGAGCCGTGCACCTTAATTTTG contains these protein-coding regions:
- the LOC136429213 gene encoding balbiani ring protein 6-like, encoding MASDTSDDDLTFYSFTEDDDTPDEAPPFHNRMDATMHMMFGILDELGIDMSDESSEDDDDDDDDDDDDDGNGGGNGGGKKKKDDEDDDDDNNNADDEGEKSETEEEEEMNDGERHEEEEMNDGERHEEEEMNDGERHEEEEMNDGERHEEEEMNDGERHEEEEMNDGERHEEEEMNDGERHEEEEMNDGERHEEEEMNDGERHEEEEMNDGERHEEEEMNDGERHEEEEMNDGERHEEEEMNDGERHEEEEMNDGERHEEEEMNDGERHEEEEMNDGERHEEEEMNDGERHEEEEMNDGERHEEEEMNDGERHEEEEMNDGERHEEEMNDGERQEEEEMNDGERQEEGEKDAGEESETEVRVMRNAAKNISFLSLKFAECSVKLLGCSAVAMRFPSK
- the LOC136429793 gene encoding uncharacterized protein translates to MREDKDEPEEDNRLAMESNSSLELSNSSSEEEEDKNSKKRKRLAQKNTAGRKKARSMEDDSGACGQGTVPRRGPAFIAPRRGPAIAQRRGPAIAPRRGPAIAQRRGPAIAQRRGPAIAQRRGPAIAPRRGPAIPPRRGPRNPRRRNNEQWRNLAADNVLRRSDRATRGIPPKKCKLMYFFICNIILL